In a genomic window of Deltaproteobacteria bacterium:
- a CDS encoding molybdopterin-dependent oxidoreductase, whose amino-acid sequence MMKRRDFLKFIGVGGAGAGLGFIFGKVTKPPGAKLIPYLIPPGDIVPGVASWYATLCTECGAGCGALVKIMEGRAKKIEGNPNHPVNKGGLCARGQAALQTLYNPDRVKGPLKRRGERGSADFVEVSWDEAIDMLGQKLGELKKAGSAEKLWFLTAPLSGHRLKLATTFMSVYGSSNLVQYELFQHRNLVYANQTTMGVKETPHYDIANTNYLLSFGADFSGTWLSPVNFSRGYGEMRQGRHRETRGRLVQIEPRLSLTGANADEWIPVMPGSEAVLALSIAYTIVERGYYKGGDASKWRSALSIYAPSKTAPVIDIPAEKIEELSMEFMGSKPALAIAGDGALSSADGVSCAVAVNILNHLAGSIGVKGGVVINSGALLGEEPVDFKKGVGALLNAASSSEVSVLMVYNANPLYTMPKAANAKESLNKIPFIVSFSGFIDETIAMADLVLPTHHSLEDWGDGFASPSVGYPVATVMQPVVSPVNNTRGIGDIFLTLTSKIGGGMKERLKSDSFEDYLKSGWKELYGRNNELSAGTIGFEDFWEKMFATGGWWRETEPTKKAAVSLKMAEQLLPSRPAVFEGNDKEYPFYLVIYPHHGLGDGRHANLPWMQELPDPMTSVTWGSWLEVNPKTAGALGIKQGDFIAVESPFGMITLQAYLYPGIRPDMVAVAIGQGHTHLGRYAKNRGVNPIDILPYKEDPRTGSVALNSTRVKLVRTGAGEKLAKTEGVTRELGRNIVQTISPEEFKKIGKEVI is encoded by the coding sequence ATGATGAAACGCAGGGACTTTCTGAAATTTATAGGCGTTGGAGGGGCAGGGGCGGGGCTTGGCTTTATCTTCGGCAAGGTCACAAAGCCACCAGGGGCAAAGCTCATACCATATCTTATTCCGCCTGGTGATATTGTCCCCGGGGTTGCAAGTTGGTACGCCACACTCTGCACGGAGTGCGGCGCCGGATGTGGCGCTCTCGTTAAGATAATGGAGGGCAGGGCAAAGAAGATAGAGGGTAATCCCAACCATCCTGTCAACAAAGGAGGGCTTTGCGCCAGGGGGCAGGCAGCCCTTCAGACTCTTTATAACCCTGACAGGGTTAAAGGGCCTCTGAAGAGAAGGGGCGAGCGTGGTAGCGCAGATTTCGTTGAGGTTTCTTGGGACGAGGCCATTGATATGCTTGGTCAAAAGCTCGGGGAACTTAAAAAGGCTGGTTCTGCTGAAAAACTGTGGTTTTTGACCGCCCCCCTTTCTGGCCACAGGCTTAAGCTTGCAACCACCTTTATGTCAGTGTATGGCTCATCAAACCTTGTGCAGTACGAGCTTTTTCAGCACAGAAACCTTGTCTATGCGAATCAAACCACGATGGGCGTTAAAGAAACCCCCCATTATGACATCGCAAATACAAACTATCTGCTTTCGTTTGGCGCGGACTTTTCAGGCACATGGCTTTCTCCTGTAAACTTTAGCCGTGGCTATGGCGAGATGCGCCAGGGTAGACACAGGGAAACGAGGGGTCGTCTTGTGCAGATAGAGCCGCGGTTGTCTTTGACAGGGGCTAACGCAGATGAGTGGATCCCTGTAATGCCCGGCTCAGAGGCTGTGCTTGCCCTCTCTATAGCCTACACTATAGTAGAAAGGGGTTACTACAAAGGTGGAGATGCCTCAAAGTGGAGGTCTGCACTTTCTATATATGCGCCCTCTAAAACGGCCCCGGTCATCGATATTCCGGCGGAGAAGATAGAGGAACTATCCATGGAATTCATGGGCTCAAAACCCGCGCTTGCTATTGCCGGCGACGGGGCTTTGTCTTCTGCGGACGGGGTTTCCTGCGCTGTGGCTGTAAATATACTTAACCACCTTGCGGGCAGCATCGGCGTAAAGGGAGGGGTGGTTATTAACTCAGGCGCTTTGCTCGGTGAAGAGCCGGTTGACTTCAAAAAGGGCGTGGGAGCACTGTTAAACGCAGCGAGTTCTTCGGAGGTAAGCGTGCTTATGGTCTACAACGCAAATCCGCTCTATACAATGCCTAAGGCTGCAAATGCGAAAGAGTCGCTAAATAAGATTCCTTTTATAGTTAGTTTCTCAGGCTTTATTGACGAGACTATTGCAATGGCGGATCTTGTGCTGCCGACGCACCACTCGCTTGAGGACTGGGGGGACGGGTTTGCGTCCCCTTCGGTAGGATACCCGGTTGCCACAGTTATGCAGCCTGTGGTAAGCCCGGTCAATAATACCCGTGGGATTGGTGATATTTTCCTCACTCTTACTTCGAAGATAGGCGGAGGTATGAAGGAACGGCTTAAGTCCGATTCCTTTGAGGATTACCTTAAATCAGGCTGGAAGGAGCTTTACGGTAGAAACAATGAGCTTTCTGCCGGAACGATCGGGTTTGAGGATTTCTGGGAGAAGATGTTTGCAACCGGAGGATGGTGGAGGGAGACTGAGCCGACGAAGAAGGCTGCGGTATCGCTGAAGATGGCCGAGCAGTTATTGCCCTCAAGGCCAGCCGTTTTCGAAGGCAATGATAAGGAATACCCATTCTACCTCGTGATTTATCCCCACCATGGCCTTGGCGATGGAAGGCACGCAAACCTGCCATGGATGCAGGAGTTACCTGACCCAATGACCTCTGTGACATGGGGAAGCTGGCTTGAGGTAAATCCCAAGACCGCCGGAGCATTAGGGATAAAGCAAGGGGACTTTATTGCGGTAGAGTCCCCGTTCGGCATGATCACCCTTCAGGCATATTTATATCCAGGTATCAGGCCTGATATGGTGGCCGTTGCCATTGGCCAGGGGCATACGCACTTGGGGAGATACGCAAAGAACAGGGGGGTGAACCCCATTGACATACTCCCATACAAAGAGGACCCGAGGACAGGGTCGGTTGCTCTAAATTCCACACGTGTAAAACTTGTCCGCACCGGCGCAGGTGAAAAGCTGGCAAAGACTGAGGGTGTAACGAGGGAGCTCGGAAGAAATATCGTCCAGACTATATCGCCTGAGGAATTTAAGAAGATTGGCAAGGAGGTTATATAA
- a CDS encoding 4Fe-4S dicluster domain-containing protein, whose amino-acid sequence MGGIFKRIAERIRSYRVPGYYEKFDHKFTMVVDLDRCNGCEACVTACYAENNIPVVGKEQINNARQMSWIRIERYVDGGYPNIKVKFIPIMCQHCSNAPCESACPVYATYHNQDGLNVQVYNRCVGTFTCATYCPYDVRRFNWFTYKWDKPLDEQLTPDVTVREMGVMEKCTFCIQRIRAAKDRAKDEDRALKDGDVVPACAQTCPTGALSFGDLNDPNSMVSKLAKSPRRYRLLEELNTAPSVIYLKKVMDDDTREHKE is encoded by the coding sequence GTGGGCGGGATCTTCAAAAGGATAGCGGAGCGGATCAGATCCTACAGGGTTCCGGGATACTACGAGAAGTTTGACCACAAGTTTACTATGGTGGTTGATCTCGACAGATGTAACGGATGCGAGGCTTGCGTTACCGCCTGCTACGCGGAGAATAACATCCCTGTCGTAGGCAAGGAGCAGATAAATAATGCCCGCCAGATGAGCTGGATCCGCATAGAGCGGTACGTCGATGGCGGGTATCCGAACATAAAGGTGAAGTTTATCCCCATTATGTGCCAGCATTGCTCAAACGCCCCGTGTGAGTCCGCATGCCCCGTATATGCGACATACCATAATCAGGATGGTCTTAATGTGCAGGTGTACAATAGATGTGTGGGCACATTTACATGTGCAACGTACTGCCCATATGATGTAAGGAGATTCAACTGGTTCACCTATAAGTGGGATAAGCCTCTGGATGAGCAGTTAACCCCTGATGTTACAGTCAGGGAGATGGGCGTGATGGAGAAATGCACCTTCTGCATTCAGAGGATAAGGGCCGCAAAGGACAGGGCAAAGGACGAAGACAGGGCGCTAAAAGACGGCGATGTCGTTCCGGCCTGCGCGCAGACCTGCCCCACAGGAGCGCTTTCGTTCGGGGACCTGAACGACCCGAACAGCATGGTTTCGAAACTTGCGAAAAGTCCGAGAAGGTACAGGCTACTTGAGGAGCTTAACACTGCCCCCTCGGTTATATATCTAAAAAAGGTAATGGACGATGACACACGAGAACACAAAGAGTAA
- the nrfD gene encoding NrfD/PsrC family molybdoenzyme membrane anchor subunit — protein MTHENTKSKPTYREVNEDVLRLMTQTGPGYYIILAIAGALALILFFLPWAYQIYTGQGVTGLNVPVIWGVYLVNFVFWVGMAHAGTLISAMLFITKTPWRRAITRGAETVTFFSLILVALFIFIHMGRPWNLYWTMPYPSQRQIWTSFISPITFDVFAIGTYTTSSAIFLYFGMIPDFASLKHHTTGWRKTFYTYLSLGWRGTDPQWVVHGRATMFFSSFIMPLVVSVHSIVSWDFAMSLVPGYSQTVFAPYFVTGALLSGFAGVMLIFTVLRWAYPFLKKYITEHHYERVGTCMLLLSLVWSYLTGMEVFTGWYADTSFEIEHLKYKILTQPYLQLFALMIFCNAILPLSLIFRKIRTSSRAMPVLCIFVLTGMWLERYLIIPNALSRKFLPWMWHGYSPSWVEISITAGAFMFFIFMFMVSIKIFPVISLFEVKEDLGVPMEKERHK, from the coding sequence ATGACACACGAGAACACAAAGAGTAAGCCGACCTACAGAGAAGTGAACGAGGATGTGCTGAGGCTCATGACGCAGACGGGCCCAGGCTACTATATCATCCTCGCCATAGCCGGGGCTCTTGCCCTTATTCTCTTCTTCCTGCCCTGGGCATATCAGATATATACAGGCCAGGGAGTGACCGGACTTAATGTGCCGGTGATCTGGGGCGTCTACCTCGTAAACTTCGTTTTCTGGGTCGGCATGGCGCATGCCGGGACGCTCATCTCCGCCATGCTCTTCATAACAAAGACCCCGTGGAGGAGGGCCATAACGAGAGGCGCAGAGACCGTGACCTTCTTCTCCCTCATCCTCGTGGCGCTCTTTATCTTCATACACATGGGACGGCCTTGGAACTTATACTGGACAATGCCGTATCCTAGCCAGAGGCAGATATGGACTAGCTTCATCTCGCCGATTACATTTGACGTCTTTGCCATAGGCACATACACCACGAGCAGCGCCATATTCCTGTACTTCGGCATGATACCTGATTTCGCCTCCCTCAAGCACCACACAACGGGATGGAGGAAGACGTTTTACACATATCTGTCCCTCGGGTGGAGAGGGACAGACCCACAGTGGGTGGTGCATGGCCGCGCCACCATGTTCTTTTCGTCCTTTATTATGCCGCTCGTGGTTTCTGTCCACAGCATAGTTTCATGGGACTTCGCGATGTCCCTCGTGCCCGGCTACAGCCAGACGGTCTTTGCGCCATACTTCGTTACAGGGGCGCTCCTATCGGGATTTGCAGGGGTCATGCTTATATTCACGGTCCTCAGGTGGGCGTACCCGTTCCTTAAAAAATACATAACCGAACACCACTACGAGAGGGTCGGGACCTGTATGCTGCTGTTATCGCTCGTGTGGAGCTACCTTACGGGCATGGAGGTCTTCACCGGCTGGTATGCGGATACATCGTTTGAAATAGAACACCTTAAATACAAGATACTCACCCAGCCGTATCTCCAACTCTTCGCTCTGATGATATTCTGCAACGCCATTCTTCCCCTCTCGCTCATCTTCAGGAAGATACGGACTTCTTCCCGCGCCATGCCCGTGCTCTGCATATTCGTGCTTACGGGCATGTGGCTCGAAAGGTATCTGATAATCCCTAACGCGCTTTCGAGGAAGTTCCTGCCGTGGATGTGGCACGGATATTCGCCGAGCTGGGTCGAGATTTCCATAACAGCCGGCGCGTTCATGTTCTTTATCTTCATGTTCATGGTGTCCATAAAGATATTCCCTGTGATATCCCTTTTCGAGGTCAAGGAAGACTTGGGCGTTCCGATGGAAAAGGAGCGCCATAAATGA
- a CDS encoding DUF3341 domain-containing protein: protein MSAVLGQFPHADDLLKAAERMKQSGFGITVFSPIPLVHEMEEVFGEERDYLRFFTLFGGVAGFMLGVILSLGTAVLYVLPRGGRPILTAPPTLLIAYETMILLGVCMTLLGFFVIAGIPCFRHKVDEPACAMDSFGLLVKGVGEGEIERVNSILMESGANEVKNVEDD, encoded by the coding sequence ATGAGCGCGGTCTTAGGACAGTTTCCTCACGCGGACGACCTCCTGAAGGCCGCGGAGCGGATGAAACAGTCCGGCTTCGGGATAACCGTATTCTCGCCCATCCCCCTCGTGCACGAGATGGAGGAGGTCTTCGGCGAGGAGCGGGATTATCTCAGGTTCTTTACCCTCTTCGGCGGGGTTGCCGGGTTTATGTTAGGCGTTATTCTCTCGCTCGGGACAGCCGTACTGTATGTGCTTCCGAGGGGCGGTCGTCCTATACTCACGGCTCCGCCCACGCTTCTTATTGCATATGAGACGATGATACTCTTGGGGGTATGCATGACTCTCCTGGGTTTTTTTGTCATCGCCGGAATCCCGTGCTTCAGACACAAGGTTGACGAGCCGGCGTGCGCTATGGACTCCTTTGGACTCCTCGTAAAGGGAGTGGGGGAAGGCGAAATCGAAAGGGTCAATTCAATCCTAATGGAAAGCGGCGCAAATGAGGTAAAGAATGTCGAGGACGACTAA
- a CDS encoding cytochrome c, with translation MSRTTKAALLWGLIAAIAPGSSFAMPWSWDMFSQPSHKAQEGTALPMPKDSVPTGGKPAFGVKTKEKSLNLPNPIPPTDESFVRGKALYNIYCAICHGDTGHGDGKLGKKYMTPSDLTSDYIKKVPDGSIYFTITYGGVGKDEEMPGQGDAISPEDRWHIVNYIKYVLSWW, from the coding sequence ATGTCGAGGACGACTAAGGCCGCGCTCCTATGGGGGCTTATAGCCGCTATTGCGCCAGGGTCTTCCTTTGCCATGCCGTGGTCATGGGACATGTTTTCCCAGCCCTCGCACAAGGCTCAGGAGGGCACGGCCCTGCCTATGCCTAAGGACAGCGTCCCCACTGGGGGGAAACCCGCTTTTGGCGTTAAGACCAAAGAGAAATCGCTGAATCTCCCCAACCCCATACCCCCGACCGACGAGTCCTTTGTCCGTGGGAAGGCCCTTTACAATATTTACTGCGCCATCTGTCACGGGGACACGGGTCATGGCGATGGAAAATTGGGCAAAAAATATATGACGCCCTCGGATTTAACGAGTGATTATATAAAAAAGGTGCCGGACGGCTCCATTTACTTCACCATAACATACGGCGGCGTCGGCAAAGACGAAGAGATGCCTGGGCAGGGAGACGCGATATCCCCTGAAGACAGGTGGCACATTGTTAACTATATCAAGTATGTCCTTTCCTGGTGGTAA